A window of Haliscomenobacter hydrossis DSM 1100 contains these coding sequences:
- a CDS encoding AAA family ATPase encodes MFKVAITGPESSGKTNLAIALAAHYKTAYTPEFSRLFLEKHGPGYDEPDLLEIAKGQYNWELAYARDAKRLLICDTDLLVIKIWSEVRFQECHPWIERQLHLHPYDLFLLCKPDLPWEPDPLRENPDDRDQLYQRYLKALRDMNATFAEISGLDFEQRLQQAVLFIDRSLGLAG; translated from the coding sequence ATGTTCAAAGTAGCGATCACCGGTCCCGAATCTTCTGGTAAAACCAATCTGGCCATTGCCCTGGCTGCCCATTATAAAACGGCATATACCCCTGAATTCTCGCGGTTGTTCCTGGAAAAACATGGCCCAGGCTACGATGAACCCGATCTGCTCGAAATCGCCAAAGGTCAGTACAATTGGGAATTGGCGTACGCCCGCGATGCCAAAAGGCTCCTGATTTGTGACACCGATTTGTTGGTGATCAAAATTTGGTCGGAAGTGCGCTTTCAGGAATGCCATCCCTGGATTGAGCGGCAATTGCACTTGCACCCCTATGATCTTTTTTTACTGTGCAAACCCGATTTACCCTGGGAGCCCGATCCACTGCGCGAAAACCCGGATGATCGGGATCAATTGTACCAGCGTTACCTCAAAGCGCTGCGGGACATGAATGCGACCTTTGCGGAAATTAGTGGCCTTGACTTTGAACAACGCCTACAGCAGGCTGTTTTGTTTATAGATCGATCTTTAGGGCTTGCAGGTTAG
- the era gene encoding GTPase Era codes for MHRSGFINIIGHPNVGKSTLMNALVGERMSIITNKPQTTRHRIIGILSGEDFQMVLSDTPGVVDKPAYKMHQAMNSFVQSTFEDADLMLLVTDVLETYPAEDHLLAQLRKQQEVPMFVVLNKIDLVDEEKLAQLQQFWAEQLPQATLIPISALKKTNTDLLLNTLKENLPEGPEYYPKDQLTDRPERFFMSEIIREKIMLLYHQEIPYATQVIIEDFKEDQTVGGKAIARISATIYVERDTQKSILIGKNGVSIKKLGTDARQDMEIFLEKKVFLELFVKVKENWRNDDYFLKQFGYK; via the coding sequence ATGCACCGTTCTGGTTTTATCAATATCATTGGCCATCCCAACGTGGGGAAATCCACGCTGATGAATGCCCTGGTGGGGGAGAGGATGTCGATCATCACCAACAAACCACAAACCACCCGTCACCGCATCATCGGGATTTTGAGTGGCGAAGATTTTCAAATGGTGCTCTCGGATACACCCGGAGTAGTGGACAAGCCCGCCTACAAGATGCACCAGGCCATGAATTCCTTCGTGCAATCTACTTTTGAAGACGCCGATTTGATGCTGCTGGTCACGGATGTGCTCGAAACCTACCCGGCTGAGGATCACCTTTTGGCACAATTGCGCAAACAACAGGAAGTTCCCATGTTTGTGGTCTTGAACAAAATTGACCTGGTGGATGAGGAAAAACTGGCTCAGCTCCAGCAATTTTGGGCCGAACAACTGCCCCAAGCCACCTTGATCCCCATCTCTGCCTTGAAAAAAACCAATACCGATTTGTTGCTGAACACCCTGAAAGAAAACTTGCCAGAAGGGCCGGAGTATTACCCCAAAGACCAACTCACCGACCGCCCGGAGCGTTTCTTCATGAGTGAAATTATCCGCGAAAAAATCATGCTGCTCTACCACCAGGAGATTCCCTACGCCACCCAGGTGATCATCGAGGATTTTAAAGAAGACCAAACGGTTGGCGGCAAAGCCATAGCCCGCATTTCTGCTACGATTTATGTAGAGCGCGACACCCAAAAATCTATCTTAATTGGTAAAAACGGGGTGTCCATCAAAAAACTGGGTACGGATGCCCGCCAGGATATGGAAATCTTTTTGGAAAAAAAGGTCTTTCTGGAGCTTTTTGTCAAAGTGAAAGAAAACTGGCGGAACGATGATTATTTTTTGAAGCAGTTTGGATACAAATAA
- a CDS encoding DM13 domain-containing protein — translation MKSLLLALSLTLAFACTKNATSDDDVKPDADDVVLSTGTFINGAHATSGTAKLIKDKDGKKFLLLENFKSDPGPDIYLYLANDLKASDYTEIVKTPANGNLRLAVPGTAKDSQKYVLVWCKQFTVLFGSAELK, via the coding sequence ATGAAATCACTTCTCCTGGCGCTTAGCCTGACCCTCGCTTTTGCCTGCACCAAAAACGCTACCAGCGATGACGACGTCAAACCGGATGCTGATGATGTCGTGTTGTCAACGGGTACATTCATCAATGGCGCACACGCCACTTCCGGCACGGCCAAACTGATCAAAGACAAAGACGGTAAAAAATTCCTCTTGCTGGAAAATTTCAAATCTGACCCAGGGCCAGATATATACCTCTATCTCGCTAATGACTTAAAAGCCAGCGATTATACCGAAATCGTCAAGACACCTGCCAATGGCAATTTGCGGCTGGCTGTGCCCGGTACGGCCAAGGATAGCCAAAAGTATGTATTGGTTTGGTGTAAGCAGTTTACGGTGTTGTTTGGGTCGGCGGAGTTGAAGTGA
- a CDS encoding SRPBCC domain-containing protein produces the protein MWIILTVIILAILLLSRTSFEIRDEIEINASADKIWATIIDFENYKNWNSQLTFLGGTVQPKGKLHLKLAAAGAEPYEFKPDISYWQEKKRFAWIAKTGLPRIFDGEHFFELKDIGNGKTLLTNREEYRGILSQIFKQLPMMKTAPDGFKKMNLELKNYIEKQ, from the coding sequence ATGTGGATTATTTTAACTGTAATAATTTTAGCAATCCTACTTTTAAGTAGAACAAGTTTTGAAATTCGTGATGAAATTGAAATCAACGCATCAGCCGACAAGATTTGGGCGACAATTATTGATTTTGAAAATTATAAAAATTGGAACTCACAATTAACATTTTTGGGCGGTACCGTACAACCCAAGGGGAAACTTCATCTAAAACTCGCAGCAGCAGGTGCAGAACCATACGAGTTTAAACCTGACATTTCCTATTGGCAAGAGAAGAAACGATTTGCTTGGATTGCAAAAACTGGACTTCCCAGAATTTTTGATGGAGAACATTTTTTTGAGCTAAAAGACATTGGAAATGGAAAAACATTACTCACGAATAGAGAAGAATATAGGGGGATTTTATCACAAATATTCAAACAACTTCCAATGATGAAGACAGCACCTGACGGATTTAAAAAGATGAACTTGGAACTCAAAAATTATATTGAGAAACAGTAA
- a CDS encoding ligand-binding sensor domain-containing protein: MALNRILLFSFLTIFTACNGQEKTYTLKDLNTSQPGLKVIRNFKAAALAPDFDTTLVSQYIRSIFQDSKGNLWFGTLGEGVVRYDVKTLTYFSHPDGFINNTVYAINEDKNGNMWFGTDQGVYKYDPSATLRAGGKTFKNYNQKDGLSHIDITRKGILVDKSGTIWVGTHGGVFRYDPSADSKGAQSFSLFQELPPINVAGIMEDKSGNIWFASSNKGVFRYDPSAYFDSAQHKSLTAGGKTITNIAEKEGLGDNYAGGIAEDQAGNIWFTMKNGICKYDGRILTGYTPKDGLGGTEFWGIYIEQSGIIWVTARGSTTRFDPSVPLPNPQAFTVFTPANGLNCCVQSMYQDRSGNMWWGAGQGLYRFDGQRFYQVKQNGPW; encoded by the coding sequence ATGGCATTGAACAGAATATTACTTTTTAGCTTTTTGACAATTTTTACGGCCTGCAACGGACAAGAAAAAACATACACACTTAAAGACCTCAATACTTCCCAACCAGGTCTAAAAGTAATTAGAAACTTTAAGGCAGCTGCTTTGGCCCCTGATTTTGACACTACCTTAGTCAGTCAATACATCCGCAGTATTTTTCAGGATTCGAAAGGGAATTTATGGTTTGGTACCTTAGGCGAAGGGGTAGTGCGGTATGATGTAAAAACCTTGACCTACTTTTCCCATCCTGATGGTTTTATCAACAACACCGTTTATGCCATCAATGAAGATAAAAACGGCAATATGTGGTTTGGCACCGACCAGGGCGTGTACAAATATGACCCGTCGGCTACGCTCAGGGCGGGTGGGAAAACCTTTAAAAATTACAATCAAAAAGATGGCCTGAGCCATATAGACATCACTCGCAAGGGCATCCTGGTGGACAAATCGGGTACCATTTGGGTAGGCACACATGGTGGCGTTTTCCGGTATGATCCATCTGCCGATAGTAAAGGTGCTCAGAGTTTTTCATTGTTTCAAGAGCTTCCTCCTATCAATGTTGCGGGCATCATGGAAGACAAAAGTGGAAACATTTGGTTTGCTTCTTCGAATAAAGGTGTTTTTCGCTACGACCCTTCGGCTTACTTCGACTCCGCTCAGCACAAGTCGCTCACAGCAGGTGGAAAAACAATTACCAACATTGCAGAAAAGGAAGGTTTGGGAGACAACTATGCGGGAGGCATAGCAGAAGATCAAGCCGGAAATATCTGGTTTACGATGAAAAACGGCATTTGCAAATACGATGGAAGAATATTAACAGGATACACTCCCAAAGACGGCTTAGGTGGAACTGAATTTTGGGGCATCTACATAGAACAGTCGGGTATCATTTGGGTTACAGCCCGAGGTAGTACTACGAGATTTGACCCTTCCGTTCCCTTACCCAATCCCCAAGCTTTTACCGTGTTTACACCTGCCAACGGTTTAAATTGCTGTGTGCAAAGCATGTATCAAGACAGATCAGGAAATATGTGGTGGGGTGCAGGGCAAGGACTCTATCGATTTGATGGCCAACGCTTTTATCAAGTTAAGCAGAATGGCCCGTGGTAG
- a CDS encoding ribonuclease E inhibitor RraB — translation MRKITAIFFAILSLTSCSTVQDNERQTNIDSIFDKMELQGVDIQKPLLYGFYFYDQDQSKLEKLKDELLKDKYKLVRLEKAEDQEFVLHVEKVEIHSRASLLERENQLEQLSKTFQVASYDGWDVGNPDPTKPLVSKDDGFEKSLVNKSAAELYKMANDLYNSKSHNEAVVVFQKCIESNYKLDTCYYKQGVSYLGLGQAKVGIEKFEAALKINPKYVKACFNIGATCYDNEEYQKSIDYYQKAAKLDPKDDRVYYGIAAAQFVLGHLKAAEENCQIALKLNPGNENAKALLGDMKKE, via the coding sequence ATGAGAAAAATAACAGCTATATTTTTTGCTATACTGAGCCTCACCAGTTGTTCTACCGTACAAGACAACGAAAGACAAACAAACATTGACTCCATATTTGACAAAATGGAACTTCAAGGAGTGGACATTCAAAAACCCTTGCTTTATGGTTTCTACTTTTACGACCAGGACCAATCCAAGCTCGAAAAACTAAAAGACGAGTTGCTAAAAGACAAGTATAAATTAGTCAGACTTGAAAAGGCCGAAGATCAGGAGTTTGTACTTCACGTTGAAAAAGTAGAAATACATTCAAGGGCTTCCCTTTTGGAAAGAGAAAACCAACTAGAGCAACTTTCTAAAACTTTTCAAGTTGCATCTTACGACGGCTGGGACGTTGGAAACCCTGACCCCACTAAGCCTTTGGTTTCCAAGGACGATGGTTTTGAAAAATCTTTGGTCAATAAATCAGCTGCGGAATTGTATAAAATGGCCAACGACCTCTATAACAGCAAAAGCCATAACGAAGCAGTTGTAGTATTTCAAAAGTGTATAGAAAGCAATTACAAGTTGGACACCTGCTATTACAAACAGGGTGTTAGTTATCTCGGCTTAGGACAAGCTAAAGTTGGGATTGAAAAATTTGAAGCGGCTTTAAAAATCAATCCAAAATACGTTAAAGCTTGCTTCAATATTGGTGCGACTTGTTACGACAATGAGGAGTATCAAAAGTCAATTGACTACTACCAAAAAGCAGCAAAACTTGACCCCAAGGACGACAGGGTTTATTATGGGATTGCGGCAGCTCAATTTGTGTTGGGACACCTCAAAGCTGCTGAAGAAAATTGCCAAATAGCGTTAAAACTGAACCCGGGGAATGAAAATGCAAAGGCACTTTTGGGGGATATGAAGAAGGAATAG
- a CDS encoding gliding motility-associated C-terminal domain-containing protein has product MKVFTKVFSIKIYFISLLFSLIALPMAMATHNRAGEITIEQVGNCVTSLTIKATIVTYTKASSFMVDRDSLTIFWGDESPGARGQQVLRINGPMGANGIGKGELLENDTRKNIYVAFHTFPSRGTYVISMNDPNRNGGILNLNFPNSEQIKFHIQTTYTFPNPQVDGCNNTPILLQPPIDIGCVGKPFIHNPNAYDADGDSLAYKLIVPFSDRGIQVPNYLFPNMISPGPKNNLSINEKTGEIVWDSPQRAGEYNLAMIIIEYRDGNPLDTIVRDIQILIQNCDNQPPKIEVPYEEICVVAGDVLEFKVTATAPIEETRQRVKLGALGGPFEVKLSPATFTPNINTYQNDPFVRTFRWETRCEHISDQFYTVVFRAVDDFYPRDSTGLSVLKTVRIRVVGPPPEGVRAAPGNGFIDVTWNKPYVCDKAAENYFQAFTVWRRVGSNAFEPDTCQPGLTGRGYVKLTEFSIRDSLNGRYHYRDNDVEPGKTYCYRILAEFAKTTPGGRYAYNLLESLPSKEACVQLNRNLPLIIKADVITTGATNGSVQVCWTKPKANDLDTLVNPGPYSYELIRAEGLDPADADFIPIARFNSSTFKGANDTCFLDQNLRTAATPYSYRVRFYVGRSTTMPLGVTPMASTVFLRIASSDKLLNLSWEESTPWDNYAYVILRKNASGGFDSLATVAGNSYTDRNLVNGNEYCYKIRALGTYGIADLPSPLLNHSQEACGRPQDNVPPCPPTIKVATICDKPTDCSNPDLQVNTITWNRPTETCPDATDLAGYRVYFNNGDTVGTYTLVGTISSPNTLLFEHRPELGIAGCYAVTSVDQLGNESGRSNIICVDNCPRYMLPNTFTPNSDNQNDLFTPFPFCFIAAVDFQVFNRWGQLVFKTADPNLNWDGTNLQGDALPAGVYYYKCKVFEQRVNGVVAVEKPLEGYIQLVK; this is encoded by the coding sequence ATGAAGGTTTTTACCAAGGTTTTTTCAATAAAAATATACTTCATCAGCCTCTTGTTCAGTCTGATAGCATTGCCTATGGCCATGGCTACACACAACCGTGCTGGTGAAATTACCATAGAACAAGTGGGCAACTGCGTCACCAGTTTGACCATCAAAGCCACTATTGTGACCTATACCAAGGCCAGTAGTTTCATGGTTGACCGCGATTCGCTCACCATTTTTTGGGGTGACGAATCACCGGGAGCTCGCGGACAGCAGGTATTGAGGATCAATGGTCCCATGGGGGCGAATGGCATCGGCAAAGGGGAATTGCTCGAAAATGATACCCGCAAGAACATTTACGTAGCCTTTCATACTTTTCCTTCGCGGGGCACGTACGTCATTTCCATGAATGACCCCAATCGCAATGGCGGGATTTTGAACCTCAACTTCCCCAATTCGGAACAGATCAAATTCCACATACAAACCACTTATACCTTTCCCAACCCCCAGGTAGATGGTTGTAACAATACCCCGATACTTTTGCAGCCCCCCATCGACATAGGTTGTGTGGGAAAACCTTTTATCCACAACCCCAATGCCTATGATGCCGATGGAGATAGCCTGGCCTACAAGTTGATTGTGCCTTTCTCTGACCGCGGCATACAGGTGCCCAACTACCTTTTCCCCAATATGATCAGCCCCGGGCCCAAAAACAACCTCAGCATCAATGAAAAAACCGGGGAAATTGTGTGGGATTCCCCCCAACGCGCCGGGGAATACAACCTGGCCATGATCATCATCGAGTACCGCGACGGGAACCCGCTGGATACCATTGTGCGCGACATTCAGATTTTGATCCAGAATTGTGACAACCAGCCACCCAAAATTGAAGTACCCTACGAAGAAATATGTGTCGTTGCCGGCGATGTACTCGAGTTTAAAGTAACGGCTACTGCACCCATTGAAGAAACCCGCCAAAGAGTTAAACTGGGCGCATTGGGTGGTCCTTTTGAGGTAAAATTGAGTCCAGCGACGTTTACCCCCAACATCAATACCTATCAAAACGACCCCTTTGTAAGAACCTTCCGTTGGGAAACGCGTTGCGAACACATCTCGGATCAGTTCTACACCGTCGTTTTCCGAGCCGTCGACGATTTTTACCCGCGAGACTCCACCGGCTTATCTGTCCTCAAAACGGTGCGCATCCGGGTAGTGGGGCCACCTCCGGAAGGGGTTCGTGCTGCTCCGGGCAACGGCTTTATCGACGTTACCTGGAACAAGCCCTATGTGTGTGACAAAGCCGCTGAGAATTACTTCCAGGCTTTCACCGTTTGGCGACGGGTAGGCAGCAATGCATTTGAGCCGGATACTTGTCAGCCAGGACTGACTGGACGGGGGTATGTCAAGCTGACGGAGTTTTCAATTCGAGACAGTTTGAATGGTCGTTACCACTACCGCGACAATGATGTAGAGCCGGGTAAAACGTATTGTTACCGGATTTTGGCTGAATTTGCCAAAACTACCCCAGGAGGGCGTTATGCTTATAATCTTTTGGAAAGTCTGCCTTCCAAAGAGGCTTGTGTACAACTGAATCGCAATCTTCCGCTCATCATCAAGGCGGATGTGATCACGACGGGTGCTACCAATGGTAGTGTACAAGTTTGTTGGACCAAACCCAAAGCCAACGACCTGGATACCCTGGTCAATCCGGGGCCATACAGTTATGAGTTGATTCGAGCGGAAGGTTTAGATCCGGCGGATGCCGATTTCATTCCCATAGCCAGATTCAACAGCAGTACCTTCAAAGGCGCCAATGATACTTGCTTCCTGGATCAAAATTTGCGCACGGCGGCTACACCTTATAGTTATCGGGTACGTTTTTATGTGGGGAGATCTACTACCATGCCACTAGGCGTAACCCCGATGGCTTCAACGGTATTTTTGCGCATCGCTTCATCGGATAAACTACTGAACTTGTCCTGGGAGGAGAGTACGCCCTGGGATAATTATGCCTACGTTATCCTGCGCAAAAACGCCAGTGGCGGCTTTGACTCATTGGCAACGGTAGCTGGCAACAGTTATACCGACCGCAATTTGGTCAATGGCAACGAATACTGTTACAAAATTCGCGCACTGGGCACGTATGGCATCGCAGACTTGCCGAGCCCCTTGCTCAACCACTCGCAGGAAGCTTGTGGCCGACCCCAGGACAATGTACCGCCTTGCCCGCCCACGATCAAAGTAGCGACCATTTGTGACAAACCGACGGATTGCTCCAACCCCGATTTACAAGTGAATACCATCACCTGGAATCGCCCCACAGAAACCTGCCCGGATGCTACGGATTTGGCGGGCTACCGGGTGTATTTCAACAACGGAGATACGGTGGGGACTTATACCCTGGTGGGCACCATCAGTTCTCCGAATACGCTGTTGTTTGAACATCGGCCCGAGTTGGGTATCGCGGGTTGTTATGCGGTGACTTCAGTAGACCAATTGGGCAACGAAAGTGGCCGCAGCAACATCATTTGTGTGGACAATTGCCCGCGTTATATGTTGCCCAATACCTTTACGCCCAATAGCGACAATCAAAACGACTTGTTCACGCCCTTCCCCTTCTGCTTCATCGCCGCAGTCGATTTCCAGGTGTTCAACCGTTGGGGACAACTGGTGTTCAAAACTGCGGATCCGAACTTGAATTGGGATGGTACCAACTTACAAGGTGATGCACTACCCGCCGGGGTGTATTACTACAAATGTAAGGTGTTTGAACAACGGGTGAATGGTGTGGTGGCGGTGGAGAAACCGCTGGAAGGGTATATTCAGTTGGTGAAGTAG
- a CDS encoding TetR/AcrR family transcriptional regulator: MALKPTKQRIIDAAITLYNTQGVSNTTLKHIAESVGMSIGNLAYHYPNHDYIIEEVYRQLEIDRLQVFKDMMEAPTFENINVQLDSLIDLAQKYLFIQLDGPYIMRNYPVLAELQRQFYENSMNFVKMAINMAVELGNIVQEQLPEQYQRLSHVIWMLVTFWCVQHALREHKKVDVEEVRQCIWSLIMPILTPKGKHLFNKISEANKLS; encoded by the coding sequence ATGGCCCTCAAACCTACCAAGCAACGCATCATTGATGCTGCCATTACCCTGTACAATACCCAAGGAGTCAGCAATACGACCTTGAAACACATCGCTGAAAGTGTAGGTATGAGCATCGGCAATTTGGCTTATCACTATCCCAATCACGACTACATCATTGAAGAAGTATACCGACAATTGGAAATTGACCGCTTACAGGTATTCAAGGACATGATGGAAGCACCTACATTCGAAAACATCAATGTACAGTTAGACTCCTTGATCGACTTGGCTCAGAAGTACCTTTTTATTCAATTGGATGGTCCATATATCATGCGCAACTATCCCGTACTCGCAGAATTGCAGCGCCAGTTTTATGAAAATTCGATGAATTTTGTAAAAATGGCCATTAATATGGCCGTTGAGTTGGGTAATATTGTGCAGGAGCAATTGCCCGAACAATACCAAAGGTTATCCCATGTCATTTGGATGCTCGTTACTTTTTGGTGCGTGCAACACGCGCTGAGGGAACATAAGAAAGTGGATGTAGAAGAAGTAAGACAATGCATCTGGAGTTTAATTATGCCCATTTTAACCCCCAAAGGAAAACATTTGTTTAATAAAATATCCGAAGCCAATAAACTATCTTAG
- a CDS encoding flavin-containing monooxygenase yields the protein MKRICVIGAGCSGITTVKNLLQAGLINLVCYEQNDQIGGNWVYAPHESHSSVCETTHIISSKKMSEFVDFPMPDDYPDYPSHAQLLRYFQAYTKHFGLSPYIQFNTKVVKSEKTPDERWLITLGDGQQERFDYLLIANGHHNVPRHPEHLPGNFSGRYLHAHQYKTAAPFQNERVLVIGAGNSGCDCAVEISRVAEFVAISTRGAQYIVPKFFMGKPTDTFNGQMQWIPKPIAAFLRQLSLRIQVGKYSDYGLPDPNFPVLKAHPTVNSELLYKIRHGKVHPRPAVSSVEGKQVRFVNGTEEEYDTIVAATGYKISTPFFAPDFINYEEADRVPLYLRMFHPDHPTLAFIGLFQPQGAIWPSSDLQAKLVANYIAGRWEMPTNVAELAEQDAAHIDREFLKAKRHTIEVHAHEFERALKKQILKIS from the coding sequence ATGAAACGGATTTGCGTAATCGGCGCGGGATGCTCTGGAATAACTACCGTCAAGAATCTGCTCCAGGCTGGATTGATTAACTTGGTCTGTTACGAGCAGAACGATCAAATCGGTGGCAACTGGGTATACGCACCACATGAATCACATTCCAGCGTGTGTGAAACCACGCACATCATCAGCTCAAAAAAAATGTCGGAATTTGTGGATTTCCCCATGCCCGACGATTATCCCGATTATCCTTCCCATGCGCAATTGCTTCGTTATTTTCAAGCCTACACCAAGCATTTTGGTTTATCCCCTTATATCCAGTTCAACACCAAAGTAGTTAAATCCGAAAAAACACCAGATGAGCGCTGGTTGATTACCCTTGGGGACGGGCAACAAGAACGCTTCGACTATTTGCTCATCGCCAATGGCCACCACAATGTGCCTCGTCACCCTGAACATTTGCCGGGCAACTTCAGCGGACGTTATCTGCATGCTCATCAGTACAAAACCGCTGCTCCTTTTCAGAACGAACGCGTGTTGGTCATCGGGGCAGGCAATTCGGGCTGTGATTGCGCGGTGGAAATCAGTCGGGTAGCTGAATTTGTAGCGATTAGCACACGTGGAGCCCAGTACATCGTTCCCAAGTTTTTTATGGGAAAACCCACCGATACCTTCAACGGACAAATGCAATGGATACCCAAACCCATTGCAGCATTTTTGCGGCAGCTAAGTTTGCGCATTCAAGTGGGAAAATATTCAGATTATGGGCTGCCTGATCCCAATTTCCCAGTGCTCAAAGCCCATCCTACGGTAAATTCAGAACTCTTGTACAAAATTCGACACGGCAAAGTACACCCCCGACCCGCAGTGTCCAGCGTGGAAGGCAAACAGGTTCGATTTGTCAATGGAACGGAGGAAGAATACGATACCATTGTCGCGGCTACGGGGTACAAGATCAGCACGCCTTTTTTTGCGCCTGATTTCATCAATTATGAGGAAGCCGATCGGGTTCCGCTTTACCTGCGCATGTTCCATCCCGACCATCCGACGCTCGCATTTATTGGCCTGTTTCAGCCTCAGGGTGCCATCTGGCCCAGCAGCGATTTACAGGCAAAATTAGTGGCAAATTACATCGCAGGTCGTTGGGAAATGCCCACAAATGTTGCCGAACTGGCCGAACAGGATGCCGCCCACATTGACCGCGAATTCCTCAAGGCAAAACGCCATACCATCGAAGTTCATGCTCATGAATTTGAGCGGGCCTTAAAAAAACAAATCCTTAAGATAAGTTGA
- a CDS encoding SDR family oxidoreductase, translating into MFQANVFDQKVALVTGGGSGIGYAIAEQLLRAGARVFIAGRKEEKLKKAQESLSQLGQCAYQVCDIRDSEQIGQLVAFIKETAGRLDILVNNAGGQFPSLAEDMAEKGWNAVINNNLNGTWYMTQAMAKAFFIPQKQGTILNIIVNIYRGVPGMAHTGAARAGVDNLTKTLAVEWSKYNIRVNAVAPGIIQSSGLENYPPEMLDGLAETIPMKRLGTTDEVAWLCAFLVSPFAAYITGETMYVDGGQRLFGQQFQL; encoded by the coding sequence ATGTTTCAAGCCAATGTATTTGATCAAAAAGTAGCCCTCGTCACCGGTGGTGGCAGTGGAATTGGATACGCCATTGCCGAACAATTGCTCCGGGCAGGTGCCCGGGTCTTCATTGCAGGCCGGAAAGAAGAAAAACTCAAAAAAGCCCAGGAAAGCCTTAGCCAATTGGGCCAATGCGCTTATCAGGTCTGTGACATCCGCGACTCGGAACAAATTGGCCAGCTTGTCGCTTTTATCAAAGAAACAGCCGGACGACTGGATATACTGGTCAACAATGCCGGAGGACAGTTTCCTTCCCTGGCTGAAGACATGGCCGAAAAAGGTTGGAATGCCGTCATCAACAACAACCTCAATGGGACCTGGTACATGACCCAGGCGATGGCTAAAGCTTTTTTTATCCCGCAAAAACAAGGTACCATCCTCAATATCATTGTCAACATTTACCGGGGTGTGCCGGGCATGGCGCATACGGGTGCTGCCCGGGCCGGAGTTGACAACCTCACCAAAACCCTGGCGGTAGAATGGAGCAAATACAACATTCGGGTGAACGCGGTAGCTCCGGGTATCATTCAATCTTCTGGTTTGGAAAATTACCCCCCAGAAATGCTAGATGGTTTGGCCGAAACCATCCCGATGAAACGCTTGGGTACTACGGATGAAGTGGCCTGGTTGTGTGCGTTTTTAGTTTCACCATTCGCTGCTTACATCACCGGAGAAACGATGTATGTAGATGGCGGGCAACGTTTGTTCGGGCAGCAGTTTCAACTTTAA